The region TCGAACAGCGGGTTGTCGTTGGAGGAGTTGATCTCGCGTTCCAGCCACGGCCCGACCCAGTCCAGGGTGTCCCGCAGGACACCGTTGACGTGTGGGGCGCACCGGACCGAGTACTTGTCCTGGATGCGCTGCTCCAGGATCAGGTGGTCGCGGCCGTCCAGCCGGTCGCGGCGGGCCAGGATCTCCGCGTACGTGGTGGTCAGTACCGAACCGGCCAGCAGCTCCCGGATGGTCGCGGCACTGCGACACTGGCCGGGATGGCCCTTGCTGGCGTGGATGAACTCGGCGAAGTGTGAGGTGTTGCCGAGCAGCACCTCACAGGTCAACGCGGTGGCCAGGTCGGCGACCCAGGCCAGCTCGGCGGCGTCCGAGGCGGCGACCGTGGCGAACGCGGCACCGAAGGAGGTGCCGTTGATCAGGGCCAGGCCCTCCTTGGCGGCCAGCTCGACCGGGGTGAGCCCCTCCAGGGCCAGCGCCTCGCGGGCCGGTCGGCGCACCCCTCGGTGCTCGACCTCGCCCTCGCCCAGGAGTGCGGCGGCCAGGTACGACAGTGGGACGAGGTCCCCGCTGGCACCGAGCGAGCCGCGCTCCGGGATGACCGGGGTGATCTGCCGGTCCAGCAGGTGCAGCAGCGCCCGGACCAGCTCCGGCCGTACGGCGGAGGGACCGCGGGACAGGCAGTTGGCGCGGATCAGCACGGTGGCCCGGGCCACGTCCGCCGGGGTCTGCGGGCCGACCCCGTTGAGGTGGTACAGGATGAGGTGTCGCTGGAGCGCGACGGCGCGGGTGGCGGCGACCTGGCGGGTGCAGCTGTCGCCGAAGCCGGTGGTCAGGCCGTACACCGGGAGGTCCTGGGCGACCAGGTCGTCCTTGCGTCGGACGGTGCTGTCCATGACCACCGCGGCGGCCGGGTCCAGCTCCACCGTGGAGTCGTCCACCGTGGAGCGGGCGATCCGGACGACGTCGGCGATGCGCAGCGAGTGCCCGTCCAGCCGAAGATGGGTGCCGTTGAGGGTCTGGGTCATCGGGGCACCTAGACCGGCTGGAGATCGGAATAGGTGTGCAGCGGCCGGCCGACCGCCTGGGCCACCGGCTCAAGCTCGGTCATCAGCTGTTTGAAACCGGGCAGGTCGAGTGACTGGAAACCGTCGGAGAGGGCCTGCGCCGGTCGCGGGTGCACCTCGACGATCACACCGTCGGCGCCGGCGGCGACGGCGGCCCGGGACATCGGATGGACCAGGTCCACCCGCCCGGTGCCGTGGCTCGGGTCGACGATCACCGGAAGGTGCGTACGCCCCTTGAGCACCGGCACCACACCGAGGTCGAGGGTGAAGCGGGTGGTCCGCTCGTAGGTGCGGATGCCCCGCTCGCAGAGCACGACGCGCTCGTTGCCACCGGCCATCAGGTATTCGGCGGCGCTGAGCCATTCGTCCACGGTGGCGGCGAGGCCGCGCTTGAGCAGCACCGGCCGGTCGCATGTGCCGAGCGCGCTGAGCAGTGGGTAGTTCTGCATGTTGCGGGCGCCGACCTGGAGCATGTCGACCGCGGTGAGCAGACCGTCCAGCTCGGACACCGAGATGATCTCGGAGACGATCGGCAGGCCGTACCGGCTGCGCGCCTCCCGCAGCGCCTCGAAGGCACCCGCCCCCAGACCCTGGAAGGCGTACGGCGAGGTGCGTGGCTTGAACACGCCCACGCGCAGCATCGACGCACCGGCCTCGCGCACCTGCGCCGCGGTCTCCAGCAGCAACTCGGGTGTCTCGGCGGAGCACGGCCCGGCGATGATCACCGTGTTGCCGCCGCCGAAGCGCACGCCGCCCACCTCGACCACGCTGCCCTGCGGATGTCGCACCCGGTCACCGAGCGGGTGTAACGAATTTTCTAATACCACATCGGAAATGTAGGATTTTGCGCGAAAGAACTCGGTGCCGGGCACCGCACCGTGCGCCGACCTGGCGAAGACGAGGAAGCGGCGTCCGGCCCGGTGCAGCGCGACGCTGTACCCGGCCGCCACGGCCTCGTCGACCAGTGTGTTCACCTCGCTCTGTGGGACGTCGACATGTGAGATCGCTACCAGCTCTGTCACGGCTCTCCATTCGGTCGCCACCGGCCCACGGCACAGCCGGCGGGGTGCTTACTTCCAGCTCGCAAGCAGCCGCTCGGGCCGCAGGGTGAGCAGCCCGTCGATCCACCTGGTGTCCTGCGCCGGCTCGGCCAACCGCAGGCCGGGCAGGCGACGGGCCAGCGTGCCGAACGCCACCTGCAACTCCATCCGGGCCACCCCGGCTCCCGGGCAGTAGTGCGGCCCGTGGCCGAACGCGAGGTGCTTGACGTCCGTACGGACCAGGTCGAGCCGTTCCGGGTCGTGTACGTGCCGGCTGTCCCGCCCGACCGCGTGCATCACCGGGATGACGCCCTCCCCCTCGGCGATCTCCACGCCGCCGATGGTGACCGGCTCGGTCGCGACCCGCATGAAGCCGATCTCCGACGGCGGCGCGTACCGCAGCAGTTCCTCCACCCCGTGGTCGAGGATCGCCGGGTCCTCGGCGAGCAGCCGCCACTGATCCGGGTGACGCAGCAGCATGTACAGGCCACGGGAGAGCGCGCCGACCGTGGTGTCATGGCCGGCGACCAACAGGTTGATGCCGAGCCAGACCAGCTCCCGCTCGGTCAGCCGGTCGTTGTCGTCCCGGGCCGCCACGAGCGCGCTGAGCAGATCCTCGCCGGGCTCCTCCCGGCGCTGGGCGATCAGGCCGGCCACGTACGCCGCTGACTCGTCGCGGGCGCGCAACCGCTCCTCCGGCGAGTACGCGGTGATGCTCACCAGCCGGTCGGTCCACTCCTGTAGCCGAGGACGATCCTCGACCGGCGCGCCGACCATCTCGCAGATGACCCAGATGGGCAGCAGCGAGGCGAAGTCGCGGTGCAGGTCGGCGGGGTGTTCGCCGGCTTCGAGCCGGTCGACGGCCTCGTGCGCGATCTGCTCCACCCGGGGCCGCCACACCCGCGCCTTGCGGTGGTTGAACGCCGGCGCGATCAGCCGACGCAGCCGGGCGTGGTCCGGCCCCTCCTGGTTGAGCAGGTTGAACGGGTTGTCGGAGAAGTCCGGACCGGAGATCACCCGGGGTGCGCCCGGCTCGCGCAGGGCCGCCCGGGACAGCGCCGGGTCGGCCATCGCGGCGGCCACCTCGTCGTAGCCGGTGACCATCCAGGCGGTGTCACCGCTGGGCAGCTTCACCCGTACCACCGGGCACCTGTCGCGCAGCTCGGCGAAGCGTTCGGGCGGCTCGGCGAGCGAGCCCAGCGCCAGCGGATACTCATCGAGGCTCATCGTGCACTCCCAGTCGTTTCCGGGCATGCCGCGACGCATGCCAGTACGGGGGGGGTTCCTACGCTGCCGCGCACCCGGCAACGAGACGAGAAAGGT is a window of Micromonospora sp. NBC_01699 DNA encoding:
- a CDS encoding aromatic amino acid ammonia-lyase; the protein is MTQTLNGTHLRLDGHSLRIADVVRIARSTVDDSTVELDPAAAVVMDSTVRRKDDLVAQDLPVYGLTTGFGDSCTRQVAATRAVALQRHLILYHLNGVGPQTPADVARATVLIRANCLSRGPSAVRPELVRALLHLLDRQITPVIPERGSLGASGDLVPLSYLAAALLGEGEVEHRGVRRPAREALALEGLTPVELAAKEGLALINGTSFGAAFATVAASDAAELAWVADLATALTCEVLLGNTSHFAEFIHASKGHPGQCRSAATIRELLAGSVLTTTYAEILARRDRLDGRDHLILEQRIQDKYSVRCAPHVNGVLRDTLDWVGPWLEREINSSNDNPLFDPATGELHHGGNFYAGHVGQAADALKVAVANLADLLDRQLALVVDEKFNAGLPANLVDPTLADRGEANLHHGFKGMQIACSSVTAEALKLAAPATVFSRSTEAHNQDKVSMATTAAREARTVVELTQQVAAIHLLALAQALDLRGAHDAGPAVRRAHALIRERVPFLDRDRRMDHDIHAVVDLIRTGALRAAVTGHIAPPEIGVPASYTQTREE
- a CDS encoding cytochrome P450; translation: MSLDEYPLALGSLAEPPERFAELRDRCPVVRVKLPSGDTAWMVTGYDEVAAAMADPALSRAALREPGAPRVISGPDFSDNPFNLLNQEGPDHARLRRLIAPAFNHRKARVWRPRVEQIAHEAVDRLEAGEHPADLHRDFASLLPIWVICEMVGAPVEDRPRLQEWTDRLVSITAYSPEERLRARDESAAYVAGLIAQRREEPGEDLLSALVAARDDNDRLTERELVWLGINLLVAGHDTTVGALSRGLYMLLRHPDQWRLLAEDPAILDHGVEELLRYAPPSEIGFMRVATEPVTIGGVEIAEGEGVIPVMHAVGRDSRHVHDPERLDLVRTDVKHLAFGHGPHYCPGAGVARMELQVAFGTLARRLPGLRLAEPAQDTRWIDGLLTLRPERLLASWK
- the aroF gene encoding 3-deoxy-7-phosphoheptulonate synthase yields the protein MTELVAISHVDVPQSEVNTLVDEAVAAGYSVALHRAGRRFLVFARSAHGAVPGTEFFRAKSYISDVVLENSLHPLGDRVRHPQGSVVEVGGVRFGGGNTVIIAGPCSAETPELLLETAAQVREAGASMLRVGVFKPRTSPYAFQGLGAGAFEALREARSRYGLPIVSEIISVSELDGLLTAVDMLQVGARNMQNYPLLSALGTCDRPVLLKRGLAATVDEWLSAAEYLMAGGNERVVLCERGIRTYERTTRFTLDLGVVPVLKGRTHLPVIVDPSHGTGRVDLVHPMSRAAVAAGADGVIVEVHPRPAQALSDGFQSLDLPGFKQLMTELEPVAQAVGRPLHTYSDLQPV